In the genome of Heyndrickxia acidicola, the window GTTTCAGAAAAAGGAACGCAGCCCATTATCAATACAGGAAGCATTTATTAAGGTTGTGTAGTAAATGAATAAAAGAAAATCATTTCCCCTTCGTATCGATCCGAAATTATACGAAGTATTGGAAAAATGGGCTGAAGATGAATTAAGAAGTGTGAACGCCCAAATTGAAGTGATATTAAAAGATGCTGCCAAAAAAGCTGGGAGAATAAAAAAGAAGGAATAGAAGATTAACGGGTTCGGTTTTGAAGCACAAACAGTAAAATAACATTGCAATAAGAGGTGTAATTCGCATATGAATTACACCTCTTATTTTACTTGATATAAAAGGAAAACTGTAAAATTAACACACCATTTCACACTATAATCTGCATACTAATTCGCAAGAGTCTGATAGACAGCATACTCCTGCGAATTGGTATGCTAAAACGTATGCGAATTGGGTGTGCAGGAAAAGATTCGAAAACATCTGCTCAGCGACTCGGTATCGCTAAAAAACCATATACGTAAATTCAATAGAAACGAGAAAAGACCGATGCATCGGTCTTTTCGGTTCTAAATAATCCTTATTAAACTAACGCATCCTTTAGTTTAAGTGAAATATTTCACAATACAAATCAGCTAGATTAAAAATAAAAAGTCTTTTAAGAAACACTGTTCTTAAAAGACTTTTAGGTAACAAGCCAACCTATAGCATTTTAAGTTTTAGTATTTCTCCCTTTTATTGCCCTTGTTTCAACTTTAACTTACCAGGGGTTACATCATTACCAAGCGTTAAGAACTGTGTTGTTGTAGCTTTGAAATAAAGTTTGATCAAAAATATCGCATGAACCTGCATTTTACGATAGATAAAAAAATCCATTTTGAAAAAATATTGATCAAAATGGATTTCTCATTTTAGAATACACATATGATTTTGTATAACAAAGTTTGATTATTTTTTCACTATACTGCGAGATAATTATAGGCATATTCTTCAATACTATTAATGCAACTTTTTAGGCAAACGAACTGTAAAGGTACTCCCCTGTTCTAATAAACTTTTAACTGTTATATTACCGCCAAGTATTTTTGCGATTTCTTGTGAAATATAAAGTCCTAGACCTGTACCACCGTATTTTTGATTGCGTGATTTCTCTACACGATAAAGACGTTCAAATATATGTTTCTGCTCTTCTTCTGAAATTCCCATTCCAAAATCTTGAATAGAAATTTGAATTGCATCTTCATATACAGTTCCTTCAATCTTTATTGGTGTTCCTGGAAGAGAGTACTTTAAGGCATTTGCAATTAAGTTATGCAGAATTCGATTAATCCCTTCTTCGTCAGAGTATATGAAAGAAATTTTATCATCTAAATCAATGTTAATATCTCGATCTTCAACCTTTAGTTGAACCTGAAAACTGTTTAATGCGGCTACTAAAGTTTTATCTATCCAAACCTTTTTTATGACTAGTTTATGTTTTTTATTTTCTTGCGTTATGGTGAGATCTAATAATTCATCAGTTAATTGACTTAGGCGCATAACTTGATTTTGAATAGACTCTAAATAAATAGGCCTCTCTATATCACTTACCATATTATCTAAAATTGCCTCGATTTGAGAACGTATTGAAGTAATTGGCGTTTTAATATCATGAGATAAATGAGAGATCATAGTATTCTTTTCATCTTCAGCTTTCTTTATCTGATTAAAGGACTCTTCTAATTGTTCCGTCATATGATTAAAGTCTCTTGCAAGTTCAGCTAATTCTTTTGGCGAATGTATATCTGCTATTTTTTCAAAATAACCTTCCGCTAGCTTATTACTATGACTACTTAATTTTCTGATTGAACGAAGAGTAGGTAAAAACAGTAAGTAACTTACAATGAAGGCAAATGTACAAGCAATAACCATAATCAATGTTACTATATAAGCGATATCGGGTTGAAATATCATATATTTGACACTAAAAAAGACGATAACAATGACTAATAACAAGGCAGATCCATAAGATAGGAGGATTAAATTACGTAATTTCAAATTCAATCCACCTCCAGCTTATAGCCAAGACCCCAAATGGTTTTAATAGCAGGGTGTGGCCTGCCGTCTGATACATGTTCAAGCTTATCACGCAATCGATGAATATGAACATTCATCGTATTCGCGTCTTCATAATAGTCCGAACCCCAAACTTTTTCAAAAAGTTCCGACTTTGAATAGACTCTTTCCTTATCAAGAGCTAACACCCATAACAAATCAAATTCTTTAATTGTTAAATCAAGTGGAACGTCATAAAGAATGGCCGCTCGCTTTTCATAATCGATTTTTAAAACACCTCTATTAATGAATTTGCTAGTATTTTTATTAATACGTCGTAAAATGTTTTTAATTCTCAATACTAATTCGCGAGGACTAAAAGGCTTTGTAATATAATCGTCTGCACCAAGCGTTAATGAATACAAACGATCTTTTTCTTGTGTCTTAGCACTGATAAATAAGAATGGAATTTCTTCATCTAAGTCAAGTACTTGTAAAATAAAATCATATCCGTCTACTTCGGGCATCATAATATCTGTCACAATTAAGTTGATTTGATTGTGCTGACAGATTTCAAGTGCTTCTTTACCATCTGAAGCTGTTAGCACTTTAAAGTTTTCTTTTTCAAGATAACGCTTTGAAACATCTAAAATTGTAGGTTCGTCATCTACGATAAGAATGGTTTCATTCATCAATTCCACCCCTCTTTATATAGCATACTCAGGACTGTTCTTTGATTCAAGTAATAACAGACCCATTTCTAAAAATGGGCCTGTTCTATCAATCCTACAAAGTCTACATAGAACTTTTACTTTCTTTAATTCTTTTCGTTCTATCTAATAAGTAAAAATATAGGTTTGTTAAACTGAAATGGGAAGCGCACTTAATTTCTATCAATATTATAATCGCTACCAGTAGTTGTAATGGATAAATATAAATCATATTAGATAACCAATAATTAATGTTCATAAAGATAGTGCCTAAAAGAGCAGGTAAAATAAGAATACCTGTAATTAACCCTATTCCAGCAAAGATCTCTCCCCAGGGAATTAAGAAATTAAACAAGGCTGTATTTGGTTCGACAAAGTGTTCCATAAAAGCTTTATACCAATCTGGGGTTACTGTATTACTAACGACGGCTTCCGTAAGACCAGACATAGTAAAATGTGCCTGTAATTTAAATGTGCCTTGTTGTAGCCAACTAATTCCAAGCCCTATTCTTATAAATGAAAAGAGATAGTTGCCTATTTGATTCAAAATTTTCATGACGTATCTCCTCGTCTATTAGTAATAGGCGATTCATAAAAGATTACATTAGTTTTGCTTCACCGAATACAACGTGCGCTTTGTTGCAGTAAATGATGACAGTATTGTATTCTTTTGGATTAACACCATTTAAAGAGAAAGTCTGTTCTGGGTTTTTCAAATCAATCTTCGAAATAGATTTACCTGTTGTAGCATCTCCATCTTTGGTTAAGTAAACATGTAAGTCAGGACCTTCAGATGTTTTAAAGTTGGATAATTTTAGCGTTGTGTTTGTTACAGTAGCTGTACCACTTACATTCTTTTGATTATCGCCTTTAAATTGACCAGAAACATCCATACTAACATCCATTAGTTTTGCTGCACCAAATGCAACGTGCGCTTTGTTGCAGTAAATGACGACAGTATTGTATTCTTTTGGATTAACACCATTTAAAGAGAAAGTTTGTTCGGGGTTTTTCAAATCAATCTTCGAAATAGATATACCTGTTGTAACATCTCCATCTTTGGTTAAGTAAACATGTAAGTCAGGACCTTCAGATGTTTTGAAGTGAGTTAACATTAATTTATCATCGCTAACTTTAACCATTCCTGAAACCATTTTTCCATTTTCGCCACTAAAGTTTCCTGTTAGTGTAGCCATTGATCCATTCTCTGAAGTACTCATTGAGGAGTCCATCGAAGAATTCTTCATCTTACTTGTCATTAAACTTGATGCTGAACTTTGGGCACTCTTACTTTTCATTTGCCCATTTCCACAAGCCGCTAAAATTAATATCATTGTTAGCATTAAAAAAATGGCACCTAATTTTTTATTCATAAATAAACCACTCCTTAAGTTATTTGTTACAGTTATAACTATAATAAATAGAAGTGATCTGATACTTACCTAATTCTTAACTATTTCTTAATTATTAAGTAAATGTTTGAAAAATGATTATATGGTTGCAATAATTCATGAAAATCATAGATTAAATCAAGAAAAAAAGATTACTCTAGAAAATATCAGAGTGAAATTGTTTTTTGTAAAGGTGGACGCGAAATCGTTATATCAAAAATATTTTTTAAAAAATAATATTGAGTTTAAGGAGAACCTAACAGTTCAAAATGCTGAAACTTTAATTAATATAGTCAAAAATAACTTAGGTATAGGTATTTTTTTGAATTTTACTATTTTCTCTTTCTCACAATCTAACCATGATACATATTAATCCAAGGATAACTCGTGATAACGGTATGAAGGAACACCCTGCGACAAAAGAATTCATTCATATCATGAATCAATTTCGTAAATCTGATCTTTTTGCACCGCGAGCGATTTCAGACATTGGAAGAAGAGCTTGTTGTCAAATTCATGTTGATAATGCAAAAAAGAGAGATTTCAAGAAAACAGGAGATCCTTAAGATTGCTTAAGCAGCCTGTTTTTGGAATATTTTCCGAAGGCAAAAACCCTG includes:
- a CDS encoding DM13 domain-containing protein; translated protein: MNKKLGAIFLMLTMILILAACGNGQMKSKSAQSSASSLMTSKMKNSSMDSSMSTSENGSMATLTGNFSGENGKMVSGMVKVSDDKLMLTHFKTSEGPDLHVYLTKDGDVTTGISISKIDLKNPEQTFSLNGVNPKEYNTVVIYCNKAHVAFGAAKLMDVSMDVSGQFKGDNQKNVSGTATVTNTTLKLSNFKTSEGPDLHVYLTKDGDATTGKSISKIDLKNPEQTFSLNGVNPKEYNTVIIYCNKAHVVFGEAKLM
- a CDS encoding sensor histidine kinase produces the protein MKLRNLILLSYGSALLLVIVIVFFSVKYMIFQPDIAYIVTLIMVIACTFAFIVSYLLFLPTLRSIRKLSSHSNKLAEGYFEKIADIHSPKELAELARDFNHMTEQLEESFNQIKKAEDEKNTMISHLSHDIKTPITSIRSQIEAILDNMVSDIERPIYLESIQNQVMRLSQLTDELLDLTITQENKKHKLVIKKVWIDKTLVAALNSFQVQLKVEDRDINIDLDDKISFIYSDEEGINRILHNLIANALKYSLPGTPIKIEGTVYEDAIQISIQDFGMGISEEEQKHIFERLYRVEKSRNQKYGGTGLGLYISQEIAKILGGNITVKSLLEQGSTFTVRLPKKLH
- a CDS encoding DoxX family protein, coding for MKILNQIGNYLFSFIRIGLGISWLQQGTFKLQAHFTMSGLTEAVVSNTVTPDWYKAFMEHFVEPNTALFNFLIPWGEIFAGIGLITGILILPALLGTIFMNINYWLSNMIYIYPLQLLVAIIILIEIKCASHFSLTNLYFYLLDRTKRIKESKSSM
- a CDS encoding Arc family DNA-binding protein; translated protein: MNKRKSFPLRIDPKLYEVLEKWAEDELRSVNAQIEVILKDAAKKAGRIKKKE
- a CDS encoding response regulator transcription factor translates to MNETILIVDDEPTILDVSKRYLEKENFKVLTASDGKEALEICQHNQINLIVTDIMMPEVDGYDFILQVLDLDEEIPFLFISAKTQEKDRLYSLTLGADDYITKPFSPRELVLRIKNILRRINKNTSKFINRGVLKIDYEKRAAILYDVPLDLTIKEFDLLWVLALDKERVYSKSELFEKVWGSDYYEDANTMNVHIHRLRDKLEHVSDGRPHPAIKTIWGLGYKLEVD